A portion of the Anabas testudineus chromosome 22, fAnaTes1.2, whole genome shotgun sequence genome contains these proteins:
- the LOC117152815 gene encoding glycosyltransferase family 92 protein F13G3.3-like, with protein sequence MNRMQKPQSNCVFVWSRTSSVSQLEESTDCTSAWNGVEVSNQTWLPIKNKKTSGEQEKTFQFDFTVCISTLFGEYNNVLQFAQTLEMYRLLGVGRVVIYNNSAGLELNRLLKTYSEEGLVEMVEWPIHKYLNPSNGWLFSKHGGDLHYYGQLVTLNDCMYRSMVRSRYVLLNDIDEIIMPYQHDNLKSMMNMLQQQHPDTGVFLIESHVFPYKFFTKGKDTPRPRWRGVPGFNILERIVREDPDKKIFHPLKMIIQPRLVEQTSVHDVLKMFGQRYKVPMDVCRMIHCPTGPQNERLFSQHKDTRLWDFKDKVMPRVTEMLRRGGLLSSDGES encoded by the exons ATGAACAGGATGCAGAAACCACAAAGTAACTGTGTATTTGTCTGGAGTAGAACATCATCAGTTTCACAACTGGAGGAGAGCACTGACTGCACTTCAGCTTGGA ATGGGGTGGAGGTATCAAACCAGACATGGCTgccaataaaaaataagaagacaAGTGGGGAGCaggagaaaacatttcagtttgacttcacaGTCTGCATCTCCACCCTGTTTGGAGAATACAACAATGTGCTACAGTTTGCTCAGACGCTGGAGATGTACAg GTTGCTGGGTGTGGGCAGGGTGGTGATCTATAACAACAGCGCTGGCCTAGAACTCAACCGCCTGTTAAAGACCTACAGCGAGGAAGGATTGGTGGAGATGGTTGAATGGCCAATCCACAAGTATCTGAATCCATCTAATGGTTGGCTTTTCTCAAAGCATGGTGGAGACCTGCATTACTACGGCCAGCTGGTCACACTTAATGATTGTATGTACAGATCCATGGTTCGGTCTCGTTATGTTCTGTTGAACGACATAGATGAGATAATAATGCCGTACCAACATGACAACCTGAAGAGCATGATGAACATGCTCCAACAGCAGCATCCAGAT ACAGGGGTGTTTCTCATAGAGTCCCATGTTTTTCCTTATAAATTCTTTACGAAAGGCAAAGACACCCCCCGGCCTCGGTGGCGTGGGGTGCCAGGCTTTAATATATTGGAGCGCATCGTCAGGGAGGACcctgataaaaaaatatttcacccCCTAAAGATGATAATCCAGCCGAG GTTAGTGGAGCAGACCTCAGTGCACGATGTGCTCAAGATGTTTGGACAAAGGTACAAGGTTCCAATGGACGTCTGTCGGATGATTCACTGCCCAACAGGTCCCCAGAATGAACGGCTGTTCAGTCAGCATAAGGACACTCGATTGTGGGACTTTAAGGACAAAGTGATGCCAAGAGTGACTGAGATGCTGAGGAGAGGAGGTCTGCTGAGTTCAGACGGGGAGAGTTGA